The Nitrospirota bacterium sequence CAAAGGCAGCAGGCTATGGTGGTGCTGTAAGCCCTATGACACCAATGATTGCTTATGTCAAGCTGCCAGCTATGCCAGGGGATGAAAAGATCCCGGAGGGGGTAAATCTCCATCTACTCATTCAGACTGCGGATCTGGAGAAGAACCTTGGCAAATGGATTGTCGTTGATTGCCGTCCTAAAGATCTTTACGATGAAGGGCATATTCCCACTGCAATACATCTTGGCGAGACCTGTAATGACTTCTTCAGGGATGACC is a genomic window containing:
- a CDS encoding rhodanese-like domain-containing protein, whose protein sequence is MKTTKWIIVITLVVIIGLLIIYSQTGIPKGAEKPKAKAAGYGGAVSPMTPMIAYVKLPAMPGDEKIPEGVNLHLLIQTADLEKNLGKWIVVDCRPKDLYDEGHIPTAIHLGETCNDFFRDD